Proteins encoded in a region of the Candidatus Methylomirabilota bacterium genome:
- a CDS encoding PD-(D/E)XK nuclease family protein, which translates to MAELSNTFSWSRSRGVMFQECRRKYFYHYYGAWGGWEPAASPDARRLYVLKQLTSRRGWAGRVVHEAIEMALKVLHAGRDLPEPWLLEETLRRMRQEWRFSKHAGYRERPKADVALFEHEYGIEVTARTWQVLRDHVLRCLRIFQRLPLVREIRDTPRERWILIEDVRAFDFEGTPVYAVPDFGYWTAADRLALVDWKTGSPGPEETALQLGCYALYARDILDVSPELVDLLEVNLREGAVTVHPWDEARVAEVRERLRLSIRAMKAWLREPDANVAVLDDFERTEDLRICRWCNFRAVCRPELGATAPPP; encoded by the coding sequence ATGGCCGAGCTCAGCAACACCTTTTCGTGGTCGCGCTCCCGCGGCGTCATGTTCCAGGAGTGCCGCCGCAAGTACTTCTACCACTACTACGGGGCGTGGGGCGGCTGGGAGCCCGCGGCGTCGCCGGACGCGCGGCGGCTCTATGTGCTGAAGCAGCTGACCAGCCGCCGGGGCTGGGCCGGCCGCGTCGTCCACGAGGCCATCGAGATGGCCCTCAAGGTGCTCCACGCCGGGCGAGACCTTCCCGAGCCGTGGCTCCTCGAGGAGACCTTGCGCCGCATGCGCCAGGAGTGGCGCTTCTCGAAGCACGCCGGGTACCGTGAGCGGCCGAAGGCGGACGTCGCCCTCTTCGAGCACGAGTACGGGATCGAGGTGACGGCGCGGACGTGGCAGGTGCTACGTGATCACGTCCTCCGCTGCCTCCGGATCTTCCAGCGGCTCCCGCTCGTCCGGGAGATCCGGGACACGCCGCGCGAGCGCTGGATCCTGATCGAGGACGTCCGGGCCTTCGATTTCGAGGGCACGCCGGTCTACGCGGTGCCGGACTTCGGCTACTGGACGGCGGCCGACCGCCTGGCGCTGGTGGACTGGAAGACCGGCAGCCCCGGGCCCGAGGAGACGGCGCTCCAGCTCGGGTGCTACGCGCTGTACGCGCGGGACATCCTCGACGTTTCGCCGGAGCTGGTCGACCTCCTGGAGGTGAACCTGCGCGAGGGCGCGGTCACCGTCCACCCGTGGGACGAGGCCCGGGTCGCGGAGGTGCGTGAACGCCTGCGGCTGTCGATCCGCGCGATGAAGGCCTGGCTCCGGGAGCCTGACGCCAACGTGGCGGTCCTCGACGACTTCGAAAGGACCGAGGACTTGCGGATCTGCCGCTGGTGCAACTTCCGGGCGGTGTGTCGCCCGGAGCTCGGCGCCACCGCCCCACCGCCCTGA
- a CDS encoding dienelactone hydrolase family protein, translated as MDTPDPGTPSHYELSRRAALAALAAAGGYALAADPVLAQAIKTDDKGLVVGTVNVAGADGTPIPVYEAYPDQAGEYPVIVVISEVWGLHEWIKDVVRRFGKEGYYAVAPELFSREGGLAQVTDMQKVLSVVFNAPLKRVVGDLRAGAEYARKQPAARADRIGVTGFCWGGQMTLTFPAFYKDTKAAVAWYGPPSRAHKDDPKPIAALDVAAEVPCPVLLLYGEADQGIPVADVDKEEAALKAAGRTVEKHVYPAAPHGFLADYRPSYRADAAKDAWGKCLAWFQKYLKA; from the coding sequence ATGGACACGCCCGACCCAGGCACCCCGAGCCACTACGAGCTCTCGCGCCGTGCCGCCCTCGCCGCCCTGGCGGCCGCCGGCGGGTACGCGCTGGCCGCCGACCCCGTCCTGGCCCAGGCGATCAAGACCGACGACAAAGGCCTGGTGGTGGGGACCGTCAACGTCGCCGGGGCCGACGGCACGCCGATTCCCGTCTACGAGGCGTACCCGGACCAGGCCGGCGAGTACCCGGTCATCGTCGTGATCTCGGAGGTCTGGGGACTCCACGAGTGGATCAAGGACGTGGTCCGGCGATTCGGCAAGGAAGGCTACTACGCGGTGGCGCCCGAGCTCTTCTCACGCGAGGGCGGGCTCGCCCAGGTCACCGATATGCAGAAGGTCCTGAGCGTGGTCTTCAACGCTCCGCTGAAACGGGTCGTCGGCGACCTGCGGGCGGGCGCCGAGTACGCCCGGAAACAGCCCGCGGCGCGGGCGGACCGGATCGGTGTGACGGGGTTCTGCTGGGGCGGGCAGATGACGCTGACGTTCCCCGCCTTCTACAAGGACACGAAGGCGGCCGTCGCCTGGTACGGGCCGCCGTCGCGCGCGCACAAGGACGATCCCAAGCCGATCGCGGCGCTCGACGTCGCCGCCGAGGTGCCCTGCCCGGTCCTCCTGCTCTACGGCGAGGCCGACCAGGGCATCCCCGTGGCCGATGTGGACAAGGAGGAGGCGGCGCTCAAGGCCGCGGGTCGGACGGTGGAGAAGCACGTCTATCCTGCCGCTCCGCACGGCTTCCTCGCGGACTACCGGCCGAGCTACCGCGCGGACGCCGCCAAGGACGCGTGGGGCAAGTGCCTCGCGTGGTTCCAGAAGTACCTGAAGGCCTGA
- a CDS encoding CoA transferase — protein sequence MVPEVPEGLRTHRAEPSGSTGPLEGLRVVDLSAIIAGPIATAFLATYGADVVKLEPLEGDALRAYPSTLPGHSRYFLGINRGKRSLALDLKHPDGLEIARRLSRAADVVVESFRPGVAARLQLDYPTLGHANPRLVYCSISAYGQQGPLSGRPGLDPVVQCYGGLAWEQGVPEGDVPVLVRGSLVDYYTGSLAASGILLALLGRMRTGAGQYLETSLLDGVLAMQAGRLFWAEALEPPDAVRDLLGDRVSRIYPTREGYLYLYVELPKFWEGLCRALGLETWLGEPRLQTMVGRHTHKAELIAAITDRLARRTAAEWEMLFETAGIPCTRVRTVPELLLDAQARANGTLATAAHPAFGPVRFLGTPVRLSETPGAPPGPPPAVGEHTDAILGESGYTKEQVARLRAAGVVR from the coding sequence GTGGTTCCAGAAGTACCTGAAGGCCTGAGGACCCACAGGGCTGAGCCGAGCGGCTCCACCGGTCCCCTCGAGGGGCTGCGGGTCGTCGATCTCTCGGCGATCATCGCGGGGCCCATCGCGACGGCGTTCCTCGCGACCTACGGCGCCGACGTCGTCAAGCTCGAGCCCCTGGAGGGGGATGCCCTCCGCGCCTACCCTTCGACGCTTCCCGGCCACAGCCGATACTTCCTCGGCATCAACCGGGGGAAGCGGAGCCTCGCCCTCGATCTGAAGCACCCCGACGGCCTCGAGATCGCGCGGCGGCTCAGCCGCGCGGCCGACGTGGTCGTCGAGAGCTTCCGGCCGGGCGTCGCCGCGCGGCTTCAGCTCGACTATCCGACGCTGGGACACGCGAACCCGCGTCTCGTCTACTGCTCGATCTCCGCCTACGGGCAGCAGGGGCCGCTGTCCGGGCGCCCGGGGCTGGACCCGGTCGTCCAGTGCTACGGGGGCCTCGCCTGGGAGCAAGGCGTCCCCGAAGGGGACGTGCCCGTGCTGGTCCGCGGGAGCCTCGTCGATTACTACACGGGAAGCCTGGCGGCGTCCGGCATCCTCCTCGCCCTTCTCGGTCGGATGCGGACCGGGGCCGGGCAGTATCTCGAGACCTCGCTCCTCGACGGCGTCCTGGCCATGCAGGCCGGACGGCTGTTCTGGGCGGAAGCGCTCGAGCCGCCCGACGCGGTCCGCGATCTTCTCGGGGATCGCGTCTCCCGCATCTATCCGACGCGAGAGGGGTACCTCTACCTCTACGTCGAGCTCCCGAAATTCTGGGAGGGCCTCTGCCGCGCGCTCGGGCTCGAGACATGGCTCGGCGAGCCGCGGCTCCAGACGATGGTGGGCCGCCACACCCACAAGGCCGAGCTGATCGCGGCGATCACCGATCGCCTGGCCCGGCGGACCGCCGCCGAGTGGGAGATGCTCTTCGAGACGGCCGGCATCCCCTGCACTCGCGTCCGGACGGTCCCGGAGCTGCTCCTGGACGCCCAGGCGCGGGCCAACGGGACCCTCGCGACGGCCGCTCATCCCGCATTCGGGCCGGTGCGCTTCCTCGGCACGCCCGTGCGCCTCTCGGAGACTCCGGGCGCGCCGCCCGGCCCCCCGCCGGCTGTCGGGGAGCACACCGACGCCATCCTCGGCGAGAGCGGCTACACGAAGGAACAGGTGGCGCGCCTGCGCGCGGCGGGCGTGGTGCGCTGA
- a CDS encoding squalene/phytoene synthase family protein, with translation MSAARDSDLLEGVLPGVSRSFALSLRILPAPLRAPLGITYLLARAADTVADTRALPPAERRRQIEALRTALRAGDGTGLTGVAGRVTPDHPAAERALLERLPAVLAAYRAFPAEDRTRSQALLFTLTQAMLDALDRFPSEAEGRVGALESRADLERYTYMNAGCVGEFWTDMVVAHRPRCARWNIPLMRSRGVRFGQGLQLTNVLRDLPRDLRIGRCYLPRAELATLGLAPPDLLDPAAIGRLRPLLRALIAHARADLEEGLLYTLAVPRRELRLRLASVWPLLIGLATLARIARADDLLRAEVTVKVPRPEVRRLLAVSAALVPSNAGLRAYARRLAARVPQS, from the coding sequence ATGAGCGCCGCGCGTGATTCCGATCTCCTAGAGGGCGTTCTCCCCGGCGTCAGCCGGTCGTTCGCGCTGTCGCTGCGGATCCTCCCCGCGCCCCTGCGGGCCCCGCTCGGGATCACCTACCTTCTCGCGCGCGCCGCCGACACCGTGGCCGACACACGCGCGCTGCCGCCGGCCGAGCGGCGCCGCCAGATCGAGGCGCTCCGGACCGCCCTCCGGGCCGGCGACGGGACGGGCCTGACCGGGGTGGCCGGCCGCGTCACGCCCGACCATCCCGCGGCGGAGCGCGCGCTGCTCGAGCGCCTCCCCGCGGTCCTCGCCGCGTACCGCGCCTTCCCGGCCGAGGACCGGACGCGCAGCCAGGCTCTCCTCTTCACGCTCACGCAGGCGATGCTCGATGCCCTCGACCGGTTCCCATCCGAAGCCGAGGGGCGCGTGGGCGCCCTCGAGAGCCGGGCCGACCTCGAGCGCTATACCTACATGAATGCGGGATGTGTGGGCGAGTTCTGGACCGACATGGTGGTGGCCCACCGGCCGCGGTGCGCGCGCTGGAACATCCCGCTCATGCGCTCGCGCGGCGTGCGCTTCGGCCAGGGACTCCAGCTGACCAACGTCCTGCGGGACCTGCCGCGGGACCTCCGGATCGGGCGGTGCTACCTCCCGCGCGCGGAGCTGGCCACGCTCGGCCTGGCTCCCCCGGATCTCCTCGACCCGGCGGCGATCGGGCGCCTCCGGCCCCTCCTCCGCGCGCTCATCGCGCACGCTCGCGCCGATCTCGAGGAGGGCCTCCTCTACACGCTGGCCGTGCCCCGGCGCGAGCTCCGCCTCCGCCTGGCCTCGGTCTGGCCCCTCTTGATCGGCCTCGCCACCCTCGCGCGGATCGCGCGCGCGGACGACCTGCTCCGCGCCGAGGTGACCGTCAAGGTCCCGCGGCCCGAGGTCCGGCGGCTCCTCGCCGTCTCGGCGGCCCTCGTCCCCTCCAACGCGGGCCTCCGCGCCTATGCCCGCCGCCTGGCCGCCCGAGTTCCGCAGAGCTAG
- a CDS encoding AAA family ATPase gives MDVLKDLELLINSRSPIIAVETYEEERVEEALRAITTKLALPFFVWTVTEGLRRHGSETPLYDTQRPAMALGNLISMRAEGVYLFKGLDRHWGEAEVVRKLQDLARAFAKARRALILSAPQVVPPPELEKLVAVVKLELPTAEELRRLADRVIEDLSRQHRIRIELGAEERERLVDTLRGFTLFEAERVLTRVILDDLALTLKDLDRIIEAKKALFDREGIIEYFPHEEGLAQIGGLGNLKTWLQKRRKAFSREAKQFGVPAPKGILLLGVQGCGKSLAAKAVAKEWGVPLLRMEPGRLYDKYVGESEKRLERALQLAERLAPCVLMVDEIEKGFAYVADAEGDAGLSRRIFGRLLGWLQDRAAPVFVVATCNQIAQLPPELLRKGRFDEIFFLDLPSREERKEIFAVHLAKRKRDPSGFDLDALADASEGFSGAEIEAGVVSALYTAFSQGSELETGLVVRELKGTKPLSVTRAEDVEALRDWARDRTVMAS, from the coding sequence GTGGACGTCCTGAAGGATCTCGAGCTCCTCATCAACTCTCGCTCCCCGATCATCGCCGTGGAGACCTACGAAGAGGAGCGCGTCGAGGAGGCGCTGCGCGCGATCACGACGAAGCTCGCCCTCCCCTTCTTCGTCTGGACCGTCACCGAGGGTCTCCGGCGCCACGGGTCCGAGACGCCGCTGTACGACACCCAGCGTCCCGCCATGGCCCTCGGCAACCTGATCTCCATGAGGGCCGAGGGCGTCTACCTCTTCAAGGGCCTGGACCGGCACTGGGGCGAGGCGGAGGTCGTCCGCAAGCTCCAGGACCTGGCCCGGGCCTTCGCCAAAGCGCGCCGCGCCCTCATCCTGTCCGCTCCCCAGGTCGTCCCGCCGCCCGAGCTCGAGAAGCTCGTCGCCGTGGTGAAGCTGGAGCTCCCGACGGCCGAGGAGCTTCGGCGGCTCGCCGACCGCGTCATCGAGGACCTGTCGCGCCAGCACCGGATTCGCATCGAGCTCGGGGCCGAGGAGCGCGAGCGTCTCGTGGACACCCTGCGCGGCTTCACCCTCTTCGAGGCGGAGCGGGTTCTCACCCGGGTGATCCTCGACGACCTCGCCCTCACGCTCAAGGACCTCGACCGGATCATCGAGGCCAAGAAGGCCCTGTTCGACCGCGAAGGCATCATCGAGTACTTCCCCCACGAGGAAGGGCTCGCCCAGATCGGCGGCCTCGGGAACCTCAAGACGTGGCTCCAGAAGCGCCGGAAGGCCTTCTCCCGGGAGGCCAAGCAGTTCGGGGTCCCGGCACCCAAAGGGATTCTTCTGCTGGGCGTCCAGGGCTGTGGAAAGAGCCTGGCCGCCAAGGCCGTGGCCAAGGAGTGGGGTGTGCCGCTCCTCCGGATGGAGCCGGGGCGCCTCTACGACAAGTACGTCGGGGAGTCGGAGAAGCGGCTCGAGCGCGCCCTTCAGCTGGCCGAGCGCCTGGCGCCCTGTGTCCTGATGGTCGACGAGATCGAGAAAGGCTTCGCCTACGTGGCGGACGCCGAGGGCGACGCCGGGCTGTCCCGCCGAATCTTCGGTCGCCTCCTCGGCTGGCTCCAGGACCGGGCCGCGCCCGTCTTCGTGGTCGCCACCTGCAACCAGATCGCCCAGCTGCCTCCCGAACTCCTGCGGAAGGGGCGCTTCGACGAGATCTTCTTCCTCGACCTGCCGAGCCGCGAGGAGCGGAAGGAGATCTTCGCCGTCCACCTGGCGAAGCGCAAGCGCGACCCGTCCGGGTTCGACCTCGACGCCCTCGCCGACGCCTCCGAGGGCTTCAGCGGGGCCGAGATCGAGGCGGGCGTCGTCTCGGCCCTCTATACCGCGTTCTCCCAGGGAAGCGAGCTCGAGACCGGTCTGGTGGTCCGGGAGCTCAAGGGCACCAAGCCCCTGTCGGTGACGCGGGCCGAGGACGTCGAGGCGCTCCGCGACTGGGCCCGGGACCGCACGGTGATGGCGAGCTGA